The DNA sequence GTTGCTTGAATGCTTGGAAAGTTGATAGGATACACGAAGCAATTGCTCGAGGCGTTGATATAACGAAATATGTTAACGTAACATGAATTCCTTGGTTGCTCCTTTGTACATTGTAGTTTCTTGTAGATAATAAATTGTAGAGACAACTTGACCTTGATCTGTTGAAGAATGGTGCCATTCTACGGATATCTATCGTTTATCGTTACAGCGCAGTGCGGAATTACGCTGATAGAATCCACTTTGTTATGGTCACGCAACATTAGAAGATTTAATTGTCGATGAACTATAAATAGGAAAAACAAATTATGTGCACAGGATAATAGTTTCCATAATATGGGAAGATATTGCGAAACATTAGGTGCTTAATTTCCCAAATAAGcaaatgctgttttccttaaTGTACTTCAGTGTTTCCATCGCTTTCCAGTCGAGAATTATGAAATTTATACAACTTTCGCCTTCGTTTCGTTCTCTTTttcaacgaaaaattacgaTGTTTCAGGCTATAATACTAGCATACGTTATACAAGTGAATTTCAAACTCTTTTTGGTCCAGAATCCAGAATCACAAGATACTTTAAAATATCTCTTCTCGCCTAACATCACGTTACACTAAATAGGGGTTGTTAGATCTTTGCTCTCCTCGGCAACATGGTTGCCGCCACCGTGGTccgtataattaaataattaagcaGGCAACTGCCGACGGCGTAGTCCTGCTGCATGGAAGTTTACTTTCTAAGCTTGTTGGCGTGTTGAGCGCTCGCAGATATGGGAATCCGTGTTGCCCTCAGGGCATCAGCACCGAGATTGTTGCAATCACTAGCCATGGCTCGCGAATCTGGAGCACTAGGCATGCGTTGGACACACAGAACCATCGATCACCATGCGTAATAAATTTGACTTCCCGATGGTGAGATGTCATTTATATTTTTCGTTTTCGTCATTCTTCCCTTTGAGATTAACTTTGGGTCATTTGCACGTGAACGCACCAAAAGAATCCTAAAATTGTTTTCTCTCACAGAAATTTTCACACAACGAATAGTACCGATTCACCATTTTTCTTTCTTGTGAGATACTCACACGGATCTATTGGTTCACTCGGTACGTGCCCCCCTTCCTCCCCTCTCGAGGCTCTGTTCTATATAATTGCCTAGGAATGTAGAGAAATTAGGAATAATGTTTTGCTATTCCTTGAATTCCGTTCAGTCTCAAGTTGCCCAATAATTATATTACTTTTCATGTCAATGAAACTGGGCAATTGTATTATTACGATTCTAATCGCGAATTTTCCTTGGTAGATATTCAATTTCATTATTATCAACTTGAAATAAATtatcttttccttcttctttctcctcttttaATTCTTTCAATTCAAAGCTATTAGAACTCTATAAGCGACTTAACTGCTCCACCGTTTTTCTCGTCTATTCTAGGAAAAACAAGTCTTATTATTTCGAGAACCAATCCGGCAAGTCCTAATTGTCAGGTCACCCGGTACGTTGCCCCTTCGGCAATGTCCACTTTGCGAACGTCAAGAAACGCGATCACCGAAGCAACAAGAAATCACATTCTGCCATTCGTCGATCGGGAGCGATCGAGGTTCACGAGGACAAATTCAGCAATCCACCGAGAAGAAAAATGCACCGAGGGAATGTATTAGAAACGACCACCTTAACTCTCAGTATTACGATCTATCCAACTGCTGCTATCGCGTCACGTATGCATCGTGTCATGATGATTTATCGCGTCCCGTTCTTCCGGTGAAAGAAGACAAGTATTTTCATAAGTATTTTCACTTTGTAGCAGATGCAACAGATTACCAATATTCGCTTACTCTTCCTGGCATAAGAAATTTGTTATCGTTTTCGTTATGTACACGATTAAATTGCGGAGAGTACCCAACAGTACAAACAATTTATTACAGACCCAAACATAGCCATGAAAGATTAACGCATTTATGTTTTATACGACGTGTTAACGATAATAAACTACGGTGTATTATTTATTCGTAGACGTTAAGTGTACATTTAGCACATTTATAATCGAGCATGTACACAATTTGTCTCGTGCAAATCAATTTGTTAACGAGTCTCGTGATATgatttaaattatatgtatatatatgcaacTTTTAGCTTATGCAAATTTCCCTAGGTTCCGATTTCAACGCGTTTCTCGGTCCGTCGTACGGTTATTGCTTATCGTTCGATTTCATCACTGCTCTCTAATTGTTGCAGCGAAGTTTAAAAAGCATTCACTTTGGCAAGAAGTTCCGAACAAATTGATATTTCACGTATTCAGGGGAGGAGAAGTTAGCACGAATTTCTATCGCTCGCCACGATCGAAGTATGATTCACCTTTTCCAATCGCCTCGTCCGGTGAGAACGTACAATTTAGAAAAAGCGTGCCGCGCACTGCGTTTTGTGTAACTTTGCTACTGAAGAAGAAAAGTTTAGATACGGTGTAAGAGCCCAAAGTCTTTTTGCCTTTTAAGCAGAGATGTCGAAGATTATAATTCGTTTTCTTAATTTAAAGAAACGTAACTACGGTTAATTACGTCGCATCAGTCGTTAATCATACGAGGGAATTAATTGAATAGAATACTAACAATGTAAACAGTGTAACTTGCTATACTACTCGCATTTTCTTAATAATCATCAATCTAACTTGTGCAACTTCTGTTGTGATTACGTCTTAAATTACAATTCAGACGGTAAGATTAATAACCAGCGCAGCAATTTTTAAGTAAATAGATATAATCTGAACAGCAAACGTCTGAATCGCTTTAATTTCTCTGACTCATAATCTGTAGCGGTCGAGCGAGTTTATCTGTAACAGAGTGGATTGCTTAATTCGTTGGCGCACGGAGCTTCCTCGATGGTTCGGTTTCCCCGTGTACCGGTGACCGGCGTTGCTGAACCGCTAATCACGACGTTAGATCGTTTTTCGTGATTCGACTACAACACTATGGAAAACTTGAGACGTATTTCGGATTTCTGTCCGCTCGACGGAGCGTGAATTTTTTCGAGCAGGCGTTTCTTTTCGCGCTATTGTATGGCTctacaaagaaaagaaaattaattaacgaaTTACAATTAAGTTTTTGTAAATGGAAGACTTACTTGGAGACAATTGGTATCTTATACGCCGATTTAGTTTGCAGATAATTTTAGAATTCTGGAGGACATCGACTGAGTAAACGAAGTCTCTAATAAAACGTAACTGCATAAACGATCGTGTTACGCTAGTCTGGCTCATTAGCAAGTAATTGAGCTCGATCCACTCGATCTGCACTAGTGGTATATTCATTTTCGATGTGGTGTTGCTCGTGGCATAGCCTTTGTAAACCAGAAAAAGCTGTTACTTAATTTCCCTTTGAAATAGATCAGGAAACGAAGCATAACGATGCCTTCAATCATTCAGAGAATTTATCATGGGAATTGATACATTTATCTAAGTCCTAGATCCAATACAAATTCTCAATATTTCTTAATGATATTCAAGTTTGATAGAAATCGAACAGAGAAAATGGCGAGATGTACGTTGGAGAAATTTGTTGGAAAATACGAAAgagaagagatataaataaaataatcattgtTCCTGCAAAGTTTTCAAGCTTGATATTGATATATTGATATTATACGTTCATGGAATCGTAAACCACAGCGTCCAAATGCTTCATCTTTAGTCAAAATTAAATCGGGACAGTCGCCAAAAGATAACGGGTATCGTTAAACTTTCCAGATTCTCTAAGCGCTTCTACGAGCACGCTAACGTCCGTGCAGGGTTGTCTTTAGTCTCTGCAGCGGCACACGTTCAGAAACAACGAATGTAATACGCAGAAATTGCGTAAAAGTTCGACTGGCGACTGGTAGACGGTCGGCCGTTCCCGCGTGATTGCCAATCGatcgaaaaaaaatattttccagGGACGATTAGCGTACGGAAACTTAAACAGATTCACACAGAAACTCGTATCCcaacacgaaacatatttaACGAAGTATACCCCTGTTAGCCGGTGATTTTATTCTACGAATACTTTGTTGCACTTTATACCTGAGTAGATGTTGCATTTCATGTTTAACCAAGTTGTTTCTGGCCAGGCTTTGATTCGTTTATCTTAAATTAACACAGTTTATATTCAATGCGCCAATCTGCTAACAATAAATGAAGCCTGAGAATCGTGTCTTATTCCTGAGTAACGCACGCCTTATTGCGAGCAAAAGGTTGGAAAACTTCATTATCAATGTACTCGAGACGTAATAATTGCTGCTACGAGCAATCCGTTCTAGCTGGCTTTTTGTTTAAAAATCTTTTTTCTCTGTAACAATCAAAATTATTCACTTTAATAGcttaaattattcctttttttttttcttcttaaatGTTCATCGTTATCGTAAGAAACGTTTAGTCGAGTTGGAATTCTGTCGGGAATCTTCAGTGATCAACGCACGGGTCAAAACGTTTTCCAGCTTGGCGAAAGATTGCCCAACTGTCCAGCGCACTCCCATCTAAAGGGCGGCCAGTTTTCTCGATAAGGAAATCGAGCAGGCCAAAGGTATTGAGAAAAGTCGCTTTAGAGAAACCATGCCAAGGTGGAAACTTCGTGAAACGTTGCAACCTTCGTGTCTGAAGATCACATAGGAGAATGTTCGCGAGTTTTAAGGTTGACATCTTCGGTAAAATACATGTGGTTTAGCTTTTTGTCCATCGTTTCGAAAATACATCAGATCGATAGAATGACGAGTATCGCGAGTATATTGTGGTAGTATAACATAGAAAATAAGTAAGAGATCTTAAGTTACGAAAGAAATGGCGGGGAGGGGGGTCTTTTTACTTCGAGAAAGATGAAGGATTCAGCATAAAATGTTAATGGATCATTTTTTCTTAGAATAGATACAATTTAAACAATATAAACGCACAACCAAGAACTAGATGCATTTACGACTTTACTTGGACTCCAGTGGCTTGTTACGTTACAGAAAGTTGGCGTTTACACCGCTTACGAAATTGGCGAGTCGTAAAATCCAACCTATTAGCGACGCGAGGAATAATTGGGATAAATAGGGTGGGAGAGATGAAAATTGAAACAGAATTTTACTTTGTCTCGCTGCCCATATTATTTCCAGTTACAATTGCATAATATTCTGTCGATCAAAAAGGTATAGAAAGAATTTCGCTTTGCCGTAATAGTAGATCGATTTAGCAATAGTAACGATTCTCTTCTTTCCacgattttatattaatattcgaTCGTAACGCTTGATACCTGCGATCAAGAATAGATTCAAATTTTAAAATGCTTTAGACTTTTACTATTTTATGTATCGTACAAAGTTGCGTCATTGCGCCTTACATTGTTTGTATGCGCCAATACAGGCATCACAGAATTATGATCAATGACTAATTGTTGCTTACTCAACTTTACAACACTGAGCacttcgattttctttttcgtgGCCGAATTTAATTCAGCGTGGCGTGTTAGAAAAACACGTGACAGAATTTAACTTTGCGTTGGTATGTCTGCTATAAACTAAGAACGATAAAACGACTATGCACCTTCTCGTTTTTCCGATTCATCTTAAATCTTTTTCATTGCTGGCGTACATATAATGATTTTTTACTTGACCCAACTGAGTTTTTCGCGAAAACAACGTAATGCTGAGCAGTGAAACCATAAAGCCACTGTTGCTTTCTTGCGACAACTATCACATTGTTAGGTACCGATAATAAATTCATATCGTTGGAAGGTATCGATGCACGTCGATGAGGAGAATGAATGTGCGAGGAAGAGGTAAAATTTTAGCGGAAAATTTCATAAAGTACTCGACGAAGCCTGGTTGTAATTCGTGTTACGTCAATTTAGCCGGAAGTCGTGCTTAATTTTTCGTTGTGCAATTCTGTCTATCGCCATCGCTGTTTCGAGATGATTGACATGACATTGTAATATGTACACACATGATATGGCGAAACTCTATCAAGATTTAAAAGATgacaatataaattattacgtttctttttctataaatattcccTTCAAAGTACGTAGATAAGTAACGCAGGATGACTAATTAATAAATTGAAGAAATGATAATTCATAATCGTAGAAGGGCAGCTATACGAAATCACGATGAGTGTTTCGCATGATCTAAGATCTCGTTTTTTTCTCTCCATCGACTAATGTACGTACCGTCGTTCTACAGCGAATCAGGTCAATCTTACGTGGACATTTCGATTTTTTCCAAAAGCTTTCTCTAGTAAGGACACGGAATTAAAATCTTCTAGGGTGTCATCGCAGTTGACGGAAGTGGAACGTATCTGCGATCAGTGGAGCACCGAATAAGGGGTCTGAAAGGGTCGATCGCTATTGGTGAAAGGGGTCTGTATGCAATGCAATCGTTGTACCCCCGCCTCATCTTAGTTCCCTGGGCCTGGGCAGGGCACCGCTATAAAAGCATACCGCGTCGCCCCTCAGATACGTAGTGTTTCCCGTGTACTGCACAAGAAAAATCGCCTACAATGAAGTTCGTTGTAAGTTTCTACCAGTTACGAACGAGTCTCTCATTGTATGTCTAAGACTCGTACTTCATCCATTTTGCGCCATCTTAATTTTGAACTTAAACTTTGCCTCTGCTCAGAGGGTGTTCATATTCTCTAACTTTAGTTCTCTAAGTATATAAGACGTTATTCGATTTCGATAGAAATATTGAGTTAATTTTTTTGTAATTGCAGATTGTTCTCTTCGCCGTTATGGCCGTCGCCAGTGCCTACCCTGGATACATTCATGCACCGGTAAGTGAAGAAATTTCTGGAAACTGTTAATCCGACTGAGAATTTGTAAATCGAAGTATGGTACTGCACGTTCTGAAATAATCTTCTAATAATTTGTTACGTTTAATGCTAGAAAATGTTCTATACTGTTGGCTCGGAttattaaaacgtaacactTTCCTAAAAGGTTCAACACCTTAATCTTCTCCTTAACATTTTGAGATAAGCAACTTTTACGAATACTGTCTTCCAACCATTACTATCAGGACAGTGTTCGATAACGAAATAGTTAGTAGTCATCTTACCTCTACgattttaacatttttcttaACTCAACGACGTTAATGTTACTGGACGAAACTTGGGCCGTGATCGATCCAAGTCAAGAAAAAATCCTTCAACGATCACGTCATTGAATTAACGTATTCTCTTCAGCACCTATTCtcacgtttctttcttttcgttcattTACTGGTAATCTAATCTCCCGGAGACTTTTGTTCGTTCGTACGATGCATTTTCCAGCATCGATCTTCGTTAACCGAGAAATTGGACTTGCTCGGTGGAAAGTAACCAAACGTAACCAAGTTTCCATATCGAGGTTTGAATAGTAGATAAATTGAAACGAAATCCTGATTTTTGAAACACATAGGTGTCACAACCATGGCCAGCACCTGAAGCTTGGCCAGCACCTGCACCATGGCCAGCACCTTCGTACGTTAAGGTCGCTCAACCTTCGTATGTTAAGGTTGCTGCAGCACCGTTAGTCAAGGTATCTGCGCCTCAGGTAACGATAGAGATACTATAAGATTAATATCATGTTGGAAGTTAACACAAGTTAGTAGGAGAAACTCTTCGTTGAACGTGTAACATCTCAACAGTATTACACATAACTTACATGTATTTAATTCCGTTCTAAGCTACTTTCACAAACATCACTTCTACCATTCACCTGGAAGTATCGATAATTTTGGAATACCTTATCAGTCTTAACAGAAACCCTTCACTTTGTGTTTCGCAAGTTCATTCTCAGAATCAGTCTGCGTAGACTACTTTCCTTCATCATCATAATTTCTGACTAGCTTGACCATTCGATCGAAATTACTACCGCATCATCGATAACTTCTCATTTTCCACGTCTAATGGATCGTTTAAAGCAGACTGCTAGTTACGAGTCACGTAACTTAGCTTTCCAGTCAATCAGGGAACGTAATCGGATCTTGGTCGTCCAATTTAATTATTCGTTACTCAATGGATCTATAAACTTTGTAACGAAACTGCAGTTGAACTACAATACTAACAAGTGATTCGTAACCCCTTATGCAACTGTTCCTCGTAACGAGTCGCTCGAATTCACTGTTGCTGATTTTCTACTCGCTCCAGTTCTTACATCCATGGCAATCATGGACGCGTTTAATGACTTCCATGTTTCTtaaacatttattatttatccatAATTCATTAAAAATCGGTTACTCGATATTATGTGCTAACTTTTTCTCCAGTAAACAAAAGACcggaaaagaaaatatttcctgaagggaaatcttcgtGGTAGAAATTTCTAAtagaatttatacatttattagaTAATCGATTAACAACCGAAAAAATTCCCACAGGTTCATGCTCCGGAAGTGCACCAAGTGCTCCAGATCCCGCAACAAGCGTCGATTCCGGCCCCACACCCCCAACCCCTTAACATTAAAATCCCACATGTTCAGACTGTGAAGATCCCATACCACGGACCTAAGATCGTCCAACCACATCTCATCGGCGTTGAATCGTACGTGGAGCCCCAAATCAAAGTCGTCAAGGCTCCCGTCTCCCATCACCCCTGGGATTAAATTTCCGCATGGCACCAACTGAACTCGCTGGTCCAGGGTGATCCATCCTGGATGAGCCGTCCTGAGGTGCATCTGGAGTAGCGACGCTTTATAAACAACGATAACCATGGCCAACATCGAAATTGTCCTGGTGGGAAAGAAGCTTGAGACGATATACATTTGAAGCATCCACGTCGATGGTAGTCACAGCAACGCACGAGTTCTTCATCCTAGGGGAACTAGCTCTCCAAGATCGATCGAACTGTATTCATTCGGGACAAGGGGAGTCAGAAAACTAATCAGTATTATCCAGCGATTAATCACGGACGAAGAACATCGAGCTTGCAGATCGTTCGAAGATCATGAAAATCGACGCCCTCAGGATCGGCGAGCGTTTTGGACCACCCGAAGACCTCAGACCAGGCACCCAATCTTAAAAAAAGTTTACTTATTTTTATCCTCATAGAGCAACCACACGATACACGATTACACGAGCGCAGCGATTTTCTTACAGACTCACTTCCTGTATCTGCCCTTTCCTTGTTAACTTTACCTTTTGTTTCTGGACGCGTCGAAATTCTTGTGCGGCATGTGATATTGAAGAAGACATCACGACATCGGAGCCTTCACTGtatattttcttctcttctttccgCCTACCACCCATCCCTTCCCCTACCATACTTTTGCAACaacacttttatttattttctaataaaagtTAATTTTTATGTCTTGTGATAAAAAATCTGCTGTTATCTTTTTCATTCGTTTATTTCCCCTTCCTCTATATTTAACTTTACTAAGTTCTTTACTAATAGAAGGTTAAAGCTGTTTTTATCTATATCTTCACAGTTTCAATGTTTTTTCTCCTATTTTAGTACATTAGTATTATCAGTGTATGATAACAAGCGGTCTTAAGCCTGGCGCATGAACGCGACCCGGAAGCTTCATGATACAAATCAATCTAATGTCGCCAGGGTAACGACTCGTCCAAACAAAAACGTTCAACCTGCTACTATTATTTTCACAGTGTATCGTGTCAGAAGACCAGCAAGTCAGATAGTTCAGACCGATCGATCGTATCAACTTTCAAAATTTGAACAGAAGTTTTTTTAATTAGTTATGCAAGACTTTGCCATGCTGTCTTTATCTCATCATAATAATCTTTGAAAGAGATTCgaataaagataaaaaatacTAAATCTTGTTTCTGAATCTCTGTTTAGAATAAATGAAAGCGTGTTGTTTATTCGTACACGAATTTCTTGAAAATAATCGCTATGATAATTTCGGCAATTTCTTCAGTTTACAGCCTTCTTACACGCTTCTGACAGCTAAAAAGCGCTCAAGAGACTGCACCGTAAGAATTACGCAACGAGAAAGCGCCACGAATCGTAAATCGTTCTAATTCGATGCAGCAGTCGCGGgtcaaaaagaaagaggaaggacATGAAACACGATCGTTAGAACGTTTCGGATCTAATAAAATTCATCGCAGAATTTCGTGAGTTCTGCATCGCGAAATTCGCAGCAAGCGCAAATTATCATTCATCAAGTCGATCTTTAATCCCGATTTCTATGCCGATTTAAATCGGAAAGTTGTACAGGAGAAATTTTCTGACTATTATCATATACAACATTTTCGCATAAGCGAATCGGAAAAGAGCTTGGTCACGTAGCAATACTGTGCTATTGAGTTACAATGCTCTCTCATTTCCGTATATATCGATCATGAGTGTTCCATCGATCTTTGTGTTGTAGTCTGTATTTCACTGCGTTACGTAAATGACATGGCACTCGTAATTTAGCATAATTATGCCACAACTTTTTACTCGAATTTTCTACTGTGAGGCGAGTATACAGACGGAAGGGTTTAGCTGTGCTTCTAATTACGTTACGCGTAAAAAATGATTCTTACGTAATCTTGGTAACACTTCGGCACGCAGAAAAGAACGCTAGGGTAATTCTATTGTTCGATTTTAGACGTACACTTCCTTTACATGGAATTTCGCGATCAAACTATAACCCAGTTCTGGGAAAATAGTACATTTTgcgttcaatttttctttttctctactTAATTGCTTCGTTGATCACCAAGGATAGATTAAAAACGAAGCATAACAGCCGTTCTCCTCGACCTGCATTCGAAAAATCACAATCCCTCGAAGCACCTTTTTTTTGAATCACATATCGTATCGCTGAAATGTTAATTACACTTAACGAGTATGTCAAGTACCGTTTGAGACGCGTCGTGCCGCCGCGTCGTATGAAATCGAGAGGGAAAAATATCGCGGGAATTCTAGTTCACAACGAAACTGCTTCCAGCGATTCCCCGAGGCGCTCCATGTCATTGCAATTCAGTGCAAATTCTTTTTGCGCGTAATACAGTTCATGATTTTTTTGCTGGATACCTCCGAGGCATTAACTATATGTCTTAGAAACGTCCAAAGTATACTTTGTTACCTGGAGGCAGATTTATTACGTATTTGCGTGCAACTTAAAAAGCGAGAAATGTTTTAATCCAGCTTTAAGATTAGTTGGTATTAATTGATGTGCGAACTTTTCTACTGATAATCTACTTTTGGTTTCACACGATTTTAG is a window from the Bombus affinis isolate iyBomAffi1 chromosome 9, iyBomAffi1.2, whole genome shotgun sequence genome containing:
- the LOC126920372 gene encoding uncharacterized protein LOC126920372 — translated: MKFVIVLFAVMAVASAYPGYIHAPVHAPEVHQVLQIPQQASIPAPHPQPLNIKIPHVQTVKIPYHGPKIVQPHLIGVESYVEPQIKVVKAPVSHHPWD